GCTAGTTATCACCAAGTCAAAAGCTTTAGTAAAATCCAACAACGAGGTTCCACCCTCATTCCTATCTCCAAAACTGAACCCGCCGTGCACCTCGTCATAACTCCTAGCAGTCTCCCCAATATGGCTATTAAAATCACCTCCTATGAATTGCTTCTCGGTGTGTGGAGTACCATGCACAACCTCGTCCAAATCTTTCAAGAAGTGCCTTTTAACCTCCTCGTCAAGACCCACTTGAGGAGTGTAAACACTAATCACATTTAAAGTGTGCCCACCATTCACTAGCTTAATAGCCATCAACCTATCTTTCACCCTTGTAACATCCACCACTAGCTTCTAGAGATCCCTATCAACTAAAATACCTACCTTGTTTTTGCCCTTAtgcaacgacccgacttgtcattttaagaatttatacctcgttcagtggcttaaggtctcgagcagcttcgcaatatgtattatgacccgtgggtgtggtcgagtttgatttactaaaaattcggaattaaattaaaagaacaatccttaatttgaagcttaaatggaaagagttgaccagagagttaaATTTTGagtagatgactccggaatagaattttgatgatgtcaatagctccgtatggtgattttggacttgggagcatgtccgaaaaattatttggaggtccgagtggaattaagcttgaaatgccgaaagttgaatttttgggaagtttgatcgggaggttgactttttgatatcgaggtcggaatccgattctgaaaatttgaataggtccgttatgtcatttatgagttgtgtgcaaaatttgaagtcattccaaattgatttgatgtgtttcggcataagataaagaatttaaaagttcaaaatttatagattttgatttgaggtgcgattcatcgttttgatgttgtctaatgtgatttaagaatttgactaagtccgtataatattttaggacttgatggtgtatttggttgaggtcccgggggatctcgggtgagttcggatgcctaacggatcgaatttggatttggaggaggagctgaagcagctgggcatctggtatgatcgcacctgcgcgaaaaagggaGGTGCGAGCTCACGGATGCGAGGAATTAGTCGCGGAAGCggaaaatgcatgggctggccaggcatcgcgggtgcgaaaaatttgCCGCGGATGCCAAGAATTTTATCGCGAGTGCGAAGCCACGGGTGCGAAGAATtttaccgcgggtgcgaagacgcaggtgcgaaaaaatcatcgcgggtgcgaaaacccctgggcaatacaaaaacttaggggttccgagcttttgccatttttgggcattgcaagctcgggttgggcaatttttgagcaaggttttcacggaaaaacttgaggtaagtcccttgtgatcatttctactccataatattgaattatcatcgaataatacgattagattacatgtttttggggtgtaaatcgggggtttgaacttagggatttgaaaacgaaaatttaagatttggaggtcgagttgttattggaattcgataaaattgttatggttgaacttgtatcggaatgggtgttcggatttcatgaaaattttatcggattctgaggggcgggccccgcgttgatttttgttgactttttggaataaatttttaagtcgacatattattatccgaaattatttttgataaattttaatgaagttatacaattaatttggttagatttgagcggcccggaggtcaattcatgcaagaagacgattttagaatatcggcataacttcaaaaaggtaagtgtcttgcttaacctcgagtgggggaattaccccttaggcattgagtcttatgtgccatttgtgaaatgtgaaaagccgtgtacgcgaggtgaggagtacgtactcgggcttatatgtgcaaaattcattgaattaaagtcttaggcattattgtgtagtaaattgagaaattgtaaaaaattattaaatcatctgtttgccatgcctaaatccttatcgttgaatttgtttttatatgataatttgatgtgattgttacttgaaatatttatgaaatttcgtgagtattgttggtttaatatttcttggaaattaattccaatatgaattttcttatgtaaataattaatttaagcgagcttaagaagaagtgttaatataattatctaaatttacattaatgaaggctttgctttatgctaagtaatttctatctctattgattgtttttgggtgttatatacattgtgtggagccttaggc
The DNA window shown above is from Nicotiana tomentosiformis chromosome 8, ASM39032v3, whole genome shotgun sequence and carries:
- the LOC138897821 gene encoding uncharacterized protein; amino-acid sequence: MAIKLVNGGHTLNVISVYTPQVGLDEEVKRHFLKDLDEVVHGTPHTEKQFIGGDFNSHIGETARSYDEVHGGFSFGDRNEGGTSLLDFTKAFDLVITSTCFQKREEHLITLGSKVAKAQTDYLLFRRCEAFALIASLSRVSVYRLNICSCQWTWRSREQRRREQCTINRRSSGEP